The following coding sequences are from one Salvia hispanica cultivar TCC Black 2014 chromosome 3, UniMelb_Shisp_WGS_1.0, whole genome shotgun sequence window:
- the LOC125215965 gene encoding LOW QUALITY PROTEIN: iron-sulfur protein NUBPL-like (The sequence of the model RefSeq protein was modified relative to this genomic sequence to represent the inferred CDS: inserted 2 bases in 2 codons), translating to MTQLLRQCSRGGFRGFAAQSGKGQNLKIGGVKDIIAVASGKGGVGKSTTAVNLAVSLANKWQLKVGLLDADVYGPSIPMMMKLHGKPEVSADKKMIPIENYGVRCMSMGSLVAEGDXLVWRGPMVMKALEQMTRXVDWGTLDVLVVDMPPGTGDAQISISQRLQLSGAVIVSTPQDVALMDARRGVKMFSQVNVPILGIVENMSYFKCPSCNEAHYIFGKGGAQKTADEMGMRFLGELPLETGIRSGSDEGVPVVISNPESSVSRAYGDIAQKIVSTLELLNQPHSRPEINL from the exons ATGACCCAGCTTCTGAGACAATGTTCA CGTGGAGGGTTTAGGGGTTTCGCCGCACAGAGCGGAAAGGGGCAAAATCTGAAGATTGGAGGGGTTAAGGACATTATAGCTGTTGCTTCCGGCAAAGGCGGCGTCGGCAAGTCCACCACTGCCG TTAATTTGGCTGTTTCGCTTGCAAATAAGTGGCAGCTAAAGGTTGGGCTGCTGGATGCTGATGTTTACGGGCCGTCGATTCCGATGATGATGAAGCTCCATGGGAAGCCTGAAGTGAGTGCAG ATAAGAAAATGATCCCAATCGAAAACTATGGTGTTAGATGCATGTCGATGGGGTCCCTGGTGGCAGAAGGGG CGCTTGTCTGGAGAGGTCCTATG GTCATGAAAGCACTTGAACAGATGACGA GAGTTGATTGGGGAACACTAGATGTTCTTGTGGTGGACATGCCACCTGGCACTGGTGATGCTCAGATTTCCATCTCGCAGAGATTGCAATTGTCAG GAGCCGTAATTGTGTCAACTCCTCAAGATGTTGCCTTAATGGATGCTCGAAGAGGTGTTAAAATGTTCTCCCAAGTGAACGTGCCA ATTTTAGGAATTGTGGAGAACATGAGCTATTTTAAATGTCCGAGCTGTAATGAGGCTCATTACATTTTTGGAAAGGGTGGAGCTCAAAAGACAGCCGATGAAATGGGCATGAGGTTTCTTGGTGAG TTGCCACTGGAGACGGGAATACGAAGTGGCTCTGATGAAGGAGTGCCTGTAGTGATATCCAATCCCGAATCTTCTGTATCCCGGGCCTATGGTGATATCGCCCAAAAGATAGTCAGCACACTCGAGCTACTCAACCAACCACACTCGCGTCCTGAAATAAATCTTTAA